A region from the Actinoplanes sp. OR16 genome encodes:
- the ilvA gene encoding threonine ammonia-lyase codes for MAGLVPVDLLSLADVEAARDLLAGVAKTTPLITSRPLSEITGVPVWLKCENQQRAGSYKVRGAYTRISRLSEAERARGVVAASAGNHAQGVALAAGLLGIRATVFMPEGAPLPKVTATKGYGAAVEYAGTSVDDALEAAHDFARSTGAVLIHPFDHPDVIAGQGTVALEILDQCPDATTIITAVGGGGLISGMAVAAKALRPDIRIVGVQASGAAAYPPSLAAGAPRKLESGATIADGIAVLRPGDLTFAHVEKLVDEVVTVSDEDLSAALLILLERHKMVVEPAGAAAVAALLTGAYVPPRGGPAVAILSGGNIDPMLLLRVIEHGLASAGRFLRLAVRCADRPGQLARLLREIAEHRANIVDVSHSRQSPRLSFGEVEVALSVETRGPAHSSALISALRDAGYRVSLLAEATP; via the coding sequence ATGGCAGGATTGGTCCCCGTGGACCTGCTCTCCCTCGCTGACGTCGAGGCCGCCCGTGACCTGCTCGCCGGAGTGGCCAAGACGACGCCGCTGATCACCTCACGTCCCCTCTCCGAGATCACCGGAGTGCCGGTCTGGCTCAAGTGCGAGAACCAGCAGCGGGCCGGGTCGTACAAGGTGCGTGGCGCCTACACCCGGATCTCGCGGCTCTCCGAGGCGGAGCGGGCCCGCGGGGTGGTCGCGGCGTCGGCCGGCAACCACGCGCAGGGGGTGGCGCTCGCGGCCGGCCTGCTCGGGATCCGGGCCACGGTGTTCATGCCCGAGGGCGCGCCACTGCCCAAGGTCACCGCGACCAAGGGGTACGGCGCGGCCGTCGAGTACGCCGGCACCAGCGTCGACGACGCCCTCGAAGCGGCACACGACTTCGCCCGCAGCACCGGCGCCGTGCTGATCCACCCGTTCGACCACCCGGACGTGATCGCCGGACAGGGCACCGTCGCACTGGAGATCCTGGACCAGTGCCCGGACGCCACCACGATCATCACGGCGGTCGGCGGAGGTGGGCTGATCTCCGGGATGGCGGTGGCGGCGAAGGCGTTGCGGCCGGACATCCGGATCGTCGGGGTGCAGGCCAGTGGCGCTGCGGCGTACCCGCCCTCGCTCGCCGCCGGCGCCCCGCGCAAGCTGGAGTCCGGTGCCACGATCGCCGACGGCATCGCCGTGCTGCGGCCCGGTGACCTCACGTTCGCGCACGTCGAGAAGCTGGTCGACGAGGTCGTCACGGTCTCCGACGAGGACCTGTCGGCGGCGCTGCTGATCCTGCTGGAACGCCACAAGATGGTCGTCGAGCCGGCCGGCGCGGCTGCCGTCGCGGCGCTGCTGACCGGGGCGTACGTCCCCCCGCGCGGCGGCCCGGCGGTGGCGATCCTCTCCGGCGGCAACATCGACCCGATGCTGCTGCTCCGGGTGATCGAGCACGGCCTGGCGTCGGCCGGCCGTTTCCTGCGCCTCGCGGTGCGCTGCGCGGACCGCCCCGGCCAGCTGGCTCGGCTGCTGCGGGAGATCGCCGAGCACCGGGCGAACATCGTCGACGTCTCGCATTCCCGGCAGAGCCCGCGGCTCAGCTTCGGCGAGGTCGAGGTGGCGCTCTCGGTCGAGACCCGGGGCCCGGCCCACTCGTCGGCGCTGATCAGCGCCCTGCGCGACGCCGGTTACCGGGTGTCCCTGCTGGCCGAGGCGACCCCGTAG
- a CDS encoding DUF4307 domain-containing protein, with the protein MSETHATTPVFPAGRYGRRREGSRRRWPSIIITALFAVGIVALSLQFYNKFGEGDYDPQIIGWNDPTPAEMVIQFRVIVPEDGSATCMLRARDYDGFEVGRREVTVKGKPGGGSVEVSEPVPTTAQASVGDVMGCRAAG; encoded by the coding sequence GTGAGCGAGACGCACGCCACAACCCCGGTCTTCCCCGCGGGCCGTTACGGCCGGCGCCGTGAGGGTTCGCGTCGCCGCTGGCCGTCGATCATCATCACGGCGCTCTTCGCCGTCGGGATCGTGGCGCTGTCCCTGCAGTTCTACAACAAGTTCGGCGAGGGCGACTACGACCCGCAGATCATCGGCTGGAACGACCCCACCCCCGCCGAGATGGTGATCCAGTTCCGGGTGATCGTGCCGGAGGACGGCAGCGCCACCTGCATGCTGCGGGCCCGCGACTACGACGGGTTCGAGGTAGGCCGCCGCGAGGTGACCGTGAAGGGCAAACCGGGCGGCGGTTCGGTCGAGGTCAGCGAGCCGGTGCCGACCACCGCGCAGGCGTCGGTGGGCGATGTGATGGGCTGCCGCGCGGCCGGCTGA
- a CDS encoding bifunctional diguanylate cyclase/phosphodiesterase, protein MNAAPNLFADRDQSWLARPRPVRVLTVAVVIAAVAAVVLGVLLPVDRPADRPLNALDGVCVAAVLAAIAQLAGLRFRLGPDAVSVSWAEAAVVVGFVVAPAGWLPAATLAGTGAAWLLLAWFTGLRNGAEIVHLVASMTVGVAGAALVTSLLAGDAPMNSARLPLALVAGAATYLAITFGLVVLTLVLHRDAAPGRIAARVLYAKLPMSIGNVLIGLGAVFALVREPLWLLAFGPALWLLHRTYRFHLRAAEERRMWEAFAAATARLPGTSEAEVARAGLRGALDVFGARRAELEVRTGNGNRRYAQDGPGLGDPAAARSGPAIIRSMAVAGHPVGELTVWLGEPSLPVPQDEAAITAYGEALAGALHDAAAHQRILELDARAARDRVRDPLTGLFNRSAFADEGDLLLRSLDRGQHVALLLLDLVDFREVNRTLGHRGGDEVLRLVAERLTELARPHELVARTGDDEFVLLLPAMAALSESAGRVAGSLPPALRRARELVEQLRLPMEVAGVRLAVEVTVGVVAEQPGRIEVGELLRRASLAVGRAKELNITVGTYDGSQDASSTDHLALLAELQDAFAADDQIVLHLQPAVDLVTAAPTGCEALVRWRHPRRGQLSPGAFLPAVERSELLIPFTRRVLDLALAAVADWTAAGIDIPVSVNVSARSLTDPTFPAQVTEALRRHRTPASRLVLEITESVAVSEQEIVDEVLARLRSSGVQVSLDDFGTGFSSLASVTRMPVDEIKIDRSFVDEMIDKPAAGAVVRAAVELGERLGVRVVAEGIETIEQRAALIELGCPAAQGYHFCKPMPADKIVQALIQLRDAAPAPVTRLRADDAS, encoded by the coding sequence ATGAACGCCGCACCGAACCTCTTCGCCGACCGCGACCAGTCCTGGCTGGCCCGTCCGCGTCCGGTGCGGGTCCTGACCGTCGCGGTCGTGATCGCCGCCGTGGCCGCCGTCGTGCTCGGCGTCCTGCTCCCGGTGGACCGCCCGGCCGACCGCCCGCTCAACGCGCTCGACGGCGTCTGCGTGGCCGCCGTGCTCGCCGCCATCGCGCAGCTGGCCGGCCTCCGATTCCGTCTCGGGCCGGATGCCGTCTCGGTCAGCTGGGCCGAGGCCGCCGTGGTCGTCGGCTTCGTGGTGGCGCCGGCCGGCTGGCTGCCCGCCGCGACCCTGGCCGGCACCGGCGCCGCCTGGCTGCTGCTCGCCTGGTTCACCGGCCTGCGCAACGGCGCCGAGATCGTCCACCTGGTCGCCTCGATGACCGTCGGGGTGGCCGGCGCCGCCCTGGTCACCTCGCTGCTCGCCGGCGACGCCCCGATGAACAGCGCCCGGCTGCCGCTCGCCCTGGTGGCCGGCGCCGCGACGTACCTGGCGATCACCTTCGGCCTGGTCGTTCTCACGCTGGTCCTGCACCGCGACGCCGCGCCCGGCCGGATCGCCGCCCGGGTGCTCTACGCCAAACTCCCGATGTCGATCGGCAACGTGCTGATCGGTCTCGGCGCGGTCTTCGCGCTGGTCCGGGAGCCGCTCTGGCTGCTCGCCTTCGGCCCCGCGCTCTGGCTGCTGCACCGGACCTACCGCTTCCACCTGCGCGCCGCCGAGGAACGCCGGATGTGGGAGGCCTTCGCGGCCGCCACCGCCCGGCTGCCCGGCACGAGCGAGGCCGAGGTGGCCCGGGCCGGCCTGCGCGGCGCGCTCGACGTCTTCGGCGCCCGCCGGGCCGAGCTGGAGGTGCGGACCGGCAACGGCAACCGGAGGTACGCGCAGGACGGTCCCGGCCTCGGCGATCCCGCCGCCGCCCGGTCCGGCCCGGCGATCATCCGCAGCATGGCGGTGGCCGGCCACCCGGTCGGCGAGCTCACCGTGTGGCTGGGCGAGCCGAGCCTGCCGGTCCCGCAGGACGAGGCGGCCATCACGGCGTACGGCGAGGCGCTCGCCGGCGCCCTGCACGACGCCGCCGCCCACCAGCGCATCCTCGAACTGGACGCCCGCGCCGCCCGCGACCGGGTGCGCGACCCGCTGACCGGGCTGTTCAACAGGTCCGCCTTCGCCGACGAGGGTGATCTGCTGCTCCGGTCGCTCGACCGCGGCCAGCACGTCGCGCTGCTGCTGCTCGACCTGGTCGACTTCCGTGAGGTCAACCGGACGCTCGGGCACCGTGGCGGCGACGAGGTGCTGCGGCTGGTCGCGGAGCGGCTCACCGAGCTGGCGCGGCCGCACGAGCTGGTCGCGCGTACCGGGGATGACGAGTTCGTGCTGCTGCTGCCCGCCATGGCGGCGCTCTCCGAATCGGCCGGCCGGGTGGCGGGCTCGCTGCCGCCGGCTCTGCGCCGGGCCCGTGAGCTGGTCGAGCAGCTGCGCCTGCCGATGGAGGTGGCCGGCGTCCGGCTCGCGGTCGAGGTGACCGTCGGCGTGGTGGCCGAGCAGCCGGGCCGGATCGAGGTGGGTGAGCTGCTGCGGCGGGCCTCGCTCGCGGTCGGCCGGGCCAAGGAGCTGAACATCACCGTCGGGACGTACGACGGCAGCCAGGACGCCAGCAGCACCGACCACCTCGCGCTCCTCGCCGAGCTGCAGGACGCGTTCGCCGCCGACGACCAGATCGTGCTGCACCTGCAGCCCGCCGTCGACCTGGTGACCGCCGCGCCGACCGGCTGCGAGGCGCTGGTCCGCTGGCGGCACCCGCGCCGAGGGCAGCTCTCGCCGGGCGCGTTCCTGCCCGCCGTGGAGCGCAGCGAGCTGCTCATCCCGTTCACCCGCCGGGTGCTGGACCTGGCCCTCGCGGCGGTCGCCGACTGGACCGCCGCCGGCATCGACATCCCGGTCTCGGTGAACGTCTCGGCCCGCAGCCTCACCGACCCGACGTTCCCGGCCCAGGTCACCGAGGCGCTGCGGCGGCACCGGACGCCGGCCTCCCGCCTGGTTCTGGAGATCACCGAGTCGGTGGCGGTCAGCGAGCAGGAGATCGTCGACGAGGTGCTGGCCCGGCTGCGGTCGTCCGGCGTCCAGGTGTCGCTCGACGACTTCGGCACCGGCTTCTCGTCGCTCGCCTCGGTCACCCGGATGCCGGTCGACGAGATCAAGATCGACCGGTCGTTCGTGGACGAGATGATCGACAAGCCGGCGGCCGGCGCTGTCGTGCGGGCGGCGGTCGAGCTCGGCGAGCGGCTCGGTGTCCGGGTGGTGGCCGAGGGCATCGAGACGATCGAGCAGCGGGCCGCGCTGATCGAGCTGGGCTGCCCGGCCGCGCAGGGCTACCACTTCTGCAAGCCGATGCCGGCCGACAAGATCGTCCAGGCGCTCATCCAGCTCAGGGACGCCGCGCCCGCACCGGTGACCAGGCTCAGGGCCGACGACGCCTCCTGA
- the greA gene encoding transcription elongation factor GreA: protein MSSSEAPKTWLSQDAYDRLQAELDQLIANRPAIAAEINARREEGDLRENGGYHAAREEQSREEGRILYLKEFLRNSEVGEVQVADSVAPGSVVTIYFDDDQADTETFLLGSREISSTTDLTVYSPESALGKAILGARTGQTVTYTAPSGADIKVTVVKFGAFEG, encoded by the coding sequence GTGTCCAGTTCCGAGGCGCCGAAGACCTGGCTCTCCCAGGACGCTTACGACCGGCTGCAGGCCGAGCTCGACCAGTTGATCGCCAACCGCCCCGCCATAGCCGCGGAGATCAACGCGCGCCGTGAGGAGGGTGACCTCCGGGAGAACGGCGGCTACCACGCCGCCCGCGAGGAGCAGAGCCGCGAGGAGGGCCGGATCCTCTACCTCAAGGAGTTCCTGCGCAACTCGGAGGTCGGCGAGGTCCAGGTGGCCGACTCGGTCGCTCCGGGCTCGGTCGTGACGATCTACTTCGACGACGACCAGGCCGACACCGAGACGTTCCTGCTCGGCTCCCGGGAGATCTCCTCCACGACCGACCTGACCGTCTACAGCCCCGAGTCGGCGCTCGGCAAGGCGATCCTCGGCGCGCGGACCGGCCAGACCGTGACCTACACGGCCCCCAGCGGCGCCGACATCAAGGTCACCGTCGTGAAGTTCGGCGCCTTCGAGGGCTGA
- a CDS encoding NACHT domain-containing NTPase — protein MPDDVTVGPDRQRPEPAIDAEVAAYLSQVIRETEYLPFGNPQGLEADRLRLAEVWVPPAVSLIDPGDATLTASPREQKLVSDDWVAQVGTALDLNMFRKAVVTGPPGFGKSTLCRRLAARHAIETTESGHGWLPVRIPLASVSPWSSLNDLFAQLPSLDHGPGLRPKLCEASARGELWFLLDGLDEVAEASVPSIQESIRTTILPTRNHVLITCRSADYRAARPRREIASLPVLELAGFSEDQLDTYVEQWNRSASGRTRPITRQRIAATRQILDTHPELRELARSPFLAAVLCVVEARPVRRKVSKAVLLGQAIEYLLADPEWRRDGEHATLPQLDHLILRQVAGRLAFDLLDRAGGRQPAVLRRPDLEAAIAGTLRDAGIAATGEDEHQELVKRCIGQLLGNVSAGLLQERDGGRYEFAHHSLQEYLAARHLTTFTDRTRRLELASRPQWHEVFGRVAGIAQATGDGITDLLLLSRGLLRRAVRALTGDPADAAVAVEGACLAGDMLAELGAEAATRYGFGAAVTGPATDDPDDLSMAGLWPFAIDTVFRVARDERLPQHVRIRALCVVSRLRDPRFLGADGKRIVAGPHLVVVPGGRGEVGTDEPLSQAEAKRVSSSPSVKVTVAPFEIGRYPVTNAEYGSFVADGGYDDPRWWAGDEASRWREQEPDFVAGLARLWEQETSVDFVKELGEEEFARYARESGRIARRIMRRGQPLYWEDSRFNLPTAPVVGVNLWEAQAYCRWLQSRLRAGELIGPADEVRLPSEIEWEWAAGAYWTGTRRAYPWGPAYDPDRCVTRDFSDPNAPTITHFGAIPVGFFSLNEPGGREPEDMGGNVWEWVSSRSMAWSATGDRERPGGLDRRSVRGGSWYSREPLATHVRFRLEDPPCNAYWDLGFRISVHRGQ, from the coding sequence ATGCCGGATGACGTGACAGTCGGCCCGGACCGGCAGCGGCCGGAGCCGGCGATCGACGCGGAGGTGGCGGCGTACCTGTCCCAGGTCATCCGGGAGACGGAGTACCTGCCGTTCGGCAATCCACAGGGCCTGGAAGCCGACCGGTTGCGGCTCGCCGAGGTGTGGGTCCCGCCGGCTGTATCGCTGATCGACCCGGGCGACGCGACGCTCACCGCGTCGCCGCGCGAGCAGAAGCTGGTCTCCGACGACTGGGTCGCCCAGGTCGGCACGGCGCTCGACCTCAACATGTTCCGGAAGGCCGTCGTCACCGGACCGCCCGGCTTCGGCAAGAGCACGCTGTGCCGCCGGCTGGCCGCCCGGCACGCCATCGAGACGACCGAGTCCGGTCACGGCTGGCTCCCGGTCCGCATCCCGCTCGCCTCGGTGAGCCCGTGGTCGTCGCTGAACGACCTGTTCGCCCAGCTCCCCTCGCTCGATCATGGACCGGGCCTGCGGCCGAAACTGTGCGAGGCGTCCGCGCGCGGCGAGCTCTGGTTCCTCCTGGACGGCCTGGACGAGGTCGCCGAGGCCAGCGTCCCGTCGATCCAGGAGAGCATCCGGACCACCATCCTGCCCACCCGCAATCACGTGCTGATCACCTGCCGGAGCGCCGACTACCGGGCGGCACGGCCCCGGCGGGAGATCGCCTCACTGCCGGTCCTGGAGCTGGCCGGCTTCTCCGAGGACCAGCTCGACACCTACGTCGAGCAGTGGAACCGGTCCGCGTCCGGACGGACCCGACCGATCACCCGGCAACGGATCGCGGCCACCCGCCAGATCCTGGACACCCATCCGGAACTCCGGGAACTGGCCCGGAGCCCGTTCCTCGCGGCGGTGCTCTGCGTGGTCGAGGCCCGGCCGGTGCGCCGCAAGGTCAGCAAGGCCGTCCTGCTCGGCCAGGCGATCGAATACCTGCTGGCCGACCCGGAGTGGCGACGCGACGGCGAGCACGCCACGTTGCCGCAGCTGGACCACCTGATCCTGCGGCAGGTCGCCGGCCGGCTCGCGTTCGACCTGCTCGACCGGGCCGGCGGCCGGCAACCGGCAGTGCTCCGCCGCCCGGACCTCGAAGCGGCGATCGCCGGGACGCTCCGGGACGCCGGGATTGCGGCGACCGGTGAGGACGAACATCAGGAGCTGGTCAAGCGGTGCATCGGCCAGCTCCTCGGCAACGTCTCCGCCGGGCTGCTGCAGGAGCGGGACGGCGGCCGGTACGAATTCGCCCACCACAGCCTGCAGGAGTACCTCGCCGCCCGGCACCTCACCACCTTCACCGACCGGACCCGGCGCCTCGAGCTGGCGTCCCGCCCACAGTGGCACGAGGTCTTCGGCCGCGTCGCCGGCATCGCCCAGGCCACCGGCGACGGCATCACCGACCTGCTCCTGCTGTCCCGGGGCCTGCTCCGCCGGGCGGTCCGCGCGCTCACCGGCGATCCCGCGGACGCCGCCGTCGCCGTGGAGGGCGCCTGCCTGGCCGGCGACATGCTCGCCGAGCTGGGCGCCGAGGCGGCGACCCGGTACGGGTTCGGCGCCGCTGTCACCGGGCCGGCCACCGACGATCCGGACGACCTCTCGATGGCCGGTCTCTGGCCGTTCGCGATCGACACCGTCTTCCGGGTGGCCCGGGACGAACGGCTGCCGCAGCACGTCCGGATCCGGGCCCTGTGCGTGGTGAGCCGCCTGCGCGACCCGCGTTTCCTCGGCGCCGACGGCAAGCGGATCGTCGCCGGGCCGCACCTCGTCGTCGTGCCCGGCGGTCGCGGTGAGGTCGGCACCGATGAGCCGCTCAGCCAGGCCGAGGCGAAGCGGGTGTCGTCCAGCCCGTCGGTGAAGGTGACCGTCGCGCCGTTCGAGATCGGCCGATACCCGGTGACGAACGCCGAGTACGGCAGCTTCGTGGCCGACGGCGGCTACGACGATCCGCGCTGGTGGGCCGGTGACGAGGCGTCCCGGTGGCGGGAGCAGGAGCCCGACTTCGTCGCGGGCCTGGCCCGGCTCTGGGAGCAGGAGACGAGCGTCGACTTCGTCAAGGAGCTCGGCGAGGAGGAGTTCGCCCGGTACGCCCGGGAGTCCGGCCGGATCGCGCGGCGGATCATGCGGCGGGGTCAGCCGCTCTACTGGGAGGACTCCCGGTTCAACCTGCCGACGGCGCCGGTGGTGGGCGTCAACCTGTGGGAGGCGCAGGCGTACTGCCGGTGGCTGCAGAGCCGGTTGCGCGCCGGCGAGCTGATCGGGCCGGCCGACGAGGTCCGCCTCCCCTCCGAGATCGAATGGGAGTGGGCGGCGGGCGCGTACTGGACCGGCACCCGCCGGGCATACCCGTGGGGACCCGCGTACGACCCGGACCGCTGCGTCACGCGTGACTTCTCCGACCCGAACGCGCCGACGATCACCCACTTCGGCGCGATACCGGTCGGCTTCTTCTCGCTCAACGAGCCGGGCGGCCGGGAGCCGGAGGACATGGGCGGCAACGTCTGGGAGTGGGTGAGCAGCCGATCGATGGCCTGGTCGGCCACCGGCGACCGGGAACGGCCGGGCGGGCTGGACCGGCGCAGCGTCCGGGGCGGTTCCTGGTACAGCCGGGAGCCGCTCGCCACCCACGTCCGGTTCCGGCTGGAGGATCCGCCCTGCAACGCGTACTGGGATCTCGGCTTCCGGATCTCCGTGCACCGGGGACAGTAA
- the mca gene encoding mycothiol conjugate amidase Mca produces the protein MAEQLRLMTVHAHPDDESSKGAATMAKYVAEGVEVLVATCTGGERGSVLNPKMDRPEVLADISNIRRAEMDRAREILGVGQAWLGFVDSGLPEGDPLPPLPEGCFGLQDPQEAAKPLIKLIREFRPHVMTTYDENGGYPHPDHIMCHKVAVVAFEAAGDPELYPELGEPWQPLKLYYNSGWTRARMLALHEGMLAAGLESPYTEWLEKSSDRQDRGDKITTRIECGDYFAIRDDALRAHATQVDPDGFWFKIPLELQQKVWPTEDFELARSLVDSPIPESDLFAGIREKVDAH, from the coding sequence GTGGCCGAGCAGTTGCGCCTGATGACCGTGCACGCCCACCCCGACGACGAGTCGAGCAAGGGCGCCGCCACCATGGCGAAATACGTCGCCGAGGGTGTCGAGGTCCTCGTGGCGACGTGTACGGGTGGGGAGCGCGGCAGCGTGCTCAATCCGAAGATGGACCGGCCCGAGGTGCTCGCCGACATCTCCAACATCCGCCGTGCCGAGATGGACCGGGCCCGCGAGATCCTCGGTGTCGGCCAGGCCTGGCTCGGCTTCGTCGACTCCGGCCTGCCCGAGGGCGACCCGTTGCCGCCGCTGCCCGAGGGCTGTTTCGGCCTGCAGGACCCGCAGGAGGCGGCCAAGCCGCTGATCAAGCTGATCCGGGAGTTCCGGCCGCACGTCATGACGACGTACGACGAGAACGGCGGCTACCCGCACCCCGACCACATCATGTGCCACAAGGTCGCGGTCGTGGCGTTCGAGGCGGCCGGCGACCCGGAGCTCTACCCCGAGTTGGGCGAGCCGTGGCAGCCGCTGAAGCTCTACTACAACTCCGGCTGGACCCGGGCGCGGATGCTGGCCCTCCACGAGGGGATGCTGGCGGCCGGTCTGGAATCGCCGTACACGGAGTGGCTGGAGAAGTCGTCCGACCGGCAGGACCGCGGCGACAAGATCACCACGCGGATCGAGTGCGGCGACTACTTCGCGATCCGGGACGACGCCCTGCGCGCCCACGCCACCCAGGTCGACCCGGACGGCTTCTGGTTCAAGATCCCGCTGGAGCTGCAGCAGAAGGTGTGGCCCACCGAGGACTTCGAGCTCGCCCGCTCCCTGGTGGACAGCCCGATTCCGGAGTCCGACCTGTTCGCGGGCATCCGGGAGAAGGTCGACGCCCACTGA
- a CDS encoding 2-hydroxyacid dehydrogenase encodes MDERRVVITGATFPSDVVARLTKNGLSIITIPGDLGADRVRAALAGAWGYVLGGSERVPKQLWSTLPDLRVACFLGTGYHAFMPPADEPTAIEFTYTPYANASAVAEFTIALMLDLTRQVTARANDTVAGRWHEDATSSLVNGRLGIAGMGNVGRTVARMASAAFGTEIWYWNRSARPELDALGYRRADSILQLCSEVEMLTLNLNFEPGHNGGTIGATELKALGSAGILVNTARAELVDPAALREALLQDCIAAAAFDVYYQEPTPTPADDPFGLLALTPRMLVTPHCAYLTHEAAHRMAEMAADNLLAVAAGVPAPYRVVR; translated from the coding sequence ATGGACGAACGACGTGTGGTCATCACCGGCGCGACGTTTCCGAGTGACGTCGTCGCGCGGCTCACGAAGAACGGGCTCTCGATCATCACGATCCCCGGCGACCTCGGCGCCGACCGGGTGCGGGCGGCGCTCGCCGGCGCCTGGGGTTACGTCCTGGGCGGCTCCGAACGGGTGCCCAAGCAGCTCTGGTCCACGCTCCCCGACCTCCGGGTCGCCTGCTTCCTCGGCACCGGGTACCACGCCTTCATGCCGCCGGCCGACGAGCCGACCGCCATCGAGTTCACCTACACGCCGTACGCCAACGCCTCCGCGGTCGCCGAGTTCACCATCGCGCTGATGCTGGACCTGACCCGCCAGGTGACCGCCCGGGCCAACGACACGGTCGCCGGACGGTGGCACGAGGACGCCACGTCCTCCCTGGTGAACGGCAGGCTGGGGATCGCCGGAATGGGGAATGTGGGCCGGACCGTCGCCCGGATGGCCTCAGCCGCGTTCGGCACCGAGATCTGGTACTGGAACCGGAGCGCCCGGCCCGAGCTGGACGCGCTCGGCTACCGGCGGGCCGACAGCATCCTGCAGCTCTGCTCCGAAGTCGAGATGCTCACCCTGAACCTGAACTTCGAGCCGGGCCACAACGGCGGGACGATCGGCGCCACCGAGCTCAAGGCGCTGGGATCGGCCGGGATCCTGGTCAACACGGCCCGGGCCGAGCTGGTCGACCCGGCGGCCCTGCGGGAGGCCCTTCTGCAGGACTGCATCGCGGCTGCCGCCTTCGACGTCTACTACCAGGAGCCGACGCCCACGCCGGCGGACGATCCGTTCGGGCTGCTCGCCCTCACGCCGCGGATGCTCGTCACGCCGCACTGCGCGTACCTCACCCACGAGGCGGCGCACCGGATGGCCGAGATGGCGGCGGACAACCTGCTCGCCGTGGCGGCCGGCGTGCCCGCGCCGTACCGGGTAGTGCGCTGA